GTTGGGTCCGACCGTCTTCGGCCTCGCCGAGCTGCGGCCGGGCGAGACGCACCACGTCCTCAACGTCGCGGCCGAGCTGCTGCTCGCCGTCGGGCTCATGGCGGTCGCGCTGCGCTTCCCGGCGGGTCGGCTGCGCGCGCACGTCCGGCCGCTGCTCTGGCTGCTGCTGGTGGTGCTGCCGCTGATGGCGGCCACCGTCGCGCTCGTGTCGGTCCCGCTGCTCGGACTCGGTCTCGGGACGGCCGTCGCGCTCGGGGCGGCGCTCGCGCCCACCGACCCGGTGCTCTCCTCGGGGGTCGTGACCGGCCCGGCGGCCGAACGTGACGTCCCCGAGCGGCTGCGGCAGGTGCTGTCGTTCGAGTCCGGTCTCAACGACGGGCTCGCCCTGCCGCTCGTGGCCGTGGGGCTCGCGTTCGCGCTCGGACACGACGTGGTGGCAGCGGGCGCCCGTGGCCTGCTGGAGGTCGCGGTCGGCGCTGCGGTGGGGCTGGCGCTGGGGGCGGCGGCGGGCCGCCTGCTGCGTGCTGCGGAGAAGCATGGCGACGTGACGGACCCGGCGCGGCTGCTCTACACGCTGGTCCTGGCGCTGGCGGTACTCGGGATCGCCGACGGACTGGGCGGCAACGGCGTGCTCGCGGTGCTGGTGGCCGGGCTGGCGCACAACCTGCTCGTGTCGGGTGGTGACCGCGCGACGGAGGCCGACCTCGACGAAGGCATGAACACCTTCCTCATCCTGCCGGTCTTCACCCTGCTCGGCATCGCGTTGCCGGTGGACGGATGGCGTGAGCTCGGGTGGGGTGGCGTGGCGTTCGTTGCGGCCGTGCTGTTCCTGCGCCGGTTGCCGTGGGTGTTTCTCGTTGGTGGCGCGCTGGGGACCGGCCGCGGACGACCCGCGGTCTGGCTCGGCTGGTTCGGCCCGATCGGGGTCGCCGCCCTGTTCTACCTGACCCACCTCCACGAGCGCGGGCTCGTCGACGAGGTCGTCTGGGATGCTGGCAGCCTTGCGGTCGTTGCCAGCACGGTGTTCCACAGCCTCACCACCCCGCTCGGCCGGCGGCTGCTCGCCGGGGAGGCACACGCCGACCACGGGCGGTGACGCGGTACGCGGCAGGTCCACACGGTGGGCCGACCGGCCCTCATCCGCGGTCGCCGGACTCCGTTCGCCGTTCGCGCGACGCGGTGGAGGTGACGACGTCGAGGAGGTCGTCGCCGTAGCGCTCGAGCTTCGCCGGCCCGACGCCGGGACACGACGCCAGCTCGCGCAGCGAGCCCGGCTTGCGGCCGGCGATGACCTGCAGGTGACGGTCGTGGAACACGAGGTAGGCCGGGACCCCCTGTTCCGCGGCGACCCGGGTGCGCCAGGCCCGCAGCGCCTCGTAGAGGGCGTCGTCCATCGGCGGCTCGTCGTCGGCGAGCAGGCGGCCGCCCAGACCCTCGAGCCCGCCCGTGGCGCGGCCGGCGCCGACTCGGGTCGTTCGCGGAGCCGGTCCGAGCGCGACCCGACGCCCCTCGATGGTCACCTGCGCGCCGAACGGCAGCCGGAGCACGACCGGCCGGCCCTCGTCGTCGATCTCCACGGCGATGGTCTGCCCGTCCACGGCGACCACCCGCGCGGCCAGCCCGCCGGGCAGCGTGCAGCGCAGCCCCGGTTCGGCGACGACCCCGCCGTCCGGGCGGGACGTCGGCGTGACGTGCTCGGGGACCGCCGGCGGTCGTGTCGACTCCGTGGCGGCTGCCGTGCCCGCCTGCCGCAACTCGCCGACGAAGGCGGACGTGCGTTCCCGGTCGGCGACCACGTCGACCCGCTGGCGGCCGCGGGTGACGGCGACGTGGAAGACCCGCCGCTCCTCCTCGACGTCGTCGGCGAGGCGGTGCGGGAACAGTCCGGCCGAGGCGGCGAACACCACGACGTGGTCCCACTCCATGCCCTTGACGCGGTGCACGGTCGACAACGTCACGCCGTCGGGGTCGGCCGGCACGCGCAGCCGGTCGACCAGCCATTCGCGGAAGGTGGCCGGATCGGTGTGCAGCGCGGCGAGCTGCTCCAGGGCGTCGAGGTCGTCGCCGTGGCTGGAGCCCTCCGGACGGGTCCGCGAGGAGTCCAGCGCCTCCATCGCCTCGCCCAGGCCGATGCGGTTGCGCACGATCCACAGGCAACGGGCGGTGTCGGCGCCGTCGGTGATGGCCGCGGCGAGGTGGTGCAGGTCGCCGAGGTAGCCGGTCCAGCGTTCGCGGTGGTTGGGGTCGAGCGCGTCGGCCAGGGATTCCAGCTGCCGGATGGACCAGCGCGTCGAGCGGCGCAACAGCGGCTGCACCGCCGATTTCACCTTGCGGGCCGGGCGGTTGAGGGTGTCCAGCAGGTCGTCGCGCTGGCAGCGGTCGAGGTCCAGGCCGAGCCGCAGGTAGGCCAGCGCGGTCCGCACGCCGGTCCGGCCGAGCACCGTGGTGTCCAGCGGTGCGGTGTGGGGCACGCCCGCCTCGGTCAGCGCGACCTGCACCGGCAGCAGGGCGCTGTTCACGCGGGCCAGGACCGCGGCCTGGTCCGGGCTGCCGCCGGCGGCCAGCCGGTCGCGCACCAGCGCCACCGCCCGGTCCGCCATCGCCCCGCCCGTGACGCGGTGGATCGACAGGGCGCCGTCGGTCATGCGCCGACCACCGCCTCGTCGCCGGGCTGGCGCACCTGGCCGGCGTCGTGGTCGTCGGCCTGCCCGGCGCGGATCCGTTTCGGGACGCGGTGACGGTTGTGGCCCAGCAACGACACGGCCGCGTCCACCACCGCCGGCGGGCAGCGGTAGTTGACCTCCAGCGCGTGGTGGTGCGCGCCCGGGAACCACCGGTCGAAGTCGACGAGGTAGTCGGGGGTCG
This Egicoccus sp. AB-alg2 DNA region includes the following protein-coding sequences:
- a CDS encoding cation:proton antiporter, which codes for MLTLLLATVGLLALAIAAGSRWLRETPVTPPLLALGLGVLLGPTVFGLAELRPGETHHVLNVAAELLLAVGLMAVALRFPAGRLRAHVRPLLWLLLVVLPLMAATVALVSVPLLGLGLGTAVALGAALAPTDPVLSSGVVTGPAAERDVPERLRQVLSFESGLNDGLALPLVAVGLAFALGHDVVAAGARGLLEVAVGAAVGLALGAAAGRLLRAAEKHGDVTDPARLLYTLVLALAVLGIADGLGGNGVLAVLVAGLAHNLLVSGGDRATEADLDEGMNTFLILPVFTLLGIALPVDGWRELGWGGVAFVAAVLFLRRLPWVFLVGGALGTGRGRPAVWLGWFGPIGVAALFYLTHLHERGLVDEVVWDAGSLAVVASTVFHSLTTPLGRRLLAGEAHADHGR
- a CDS encoding HRDC domain-containing protein, translating into MTDGALSIHRVTGGAMADRAVALVRDRLAAGGSPDQAAVLARVNSALLPVQVALTEAGVPHTAPLDTTVLGRTGVRTALAYLRLGLDLDRCQRDDLLDTLNRPARKVKSAVQPLLRRSTRWSIRQLESLADALDPNHRERWTGYLGDLHHLAAAITDGADTARCLWIVRNRIGLGEAMEALDSSRTRPEGSSHGDDLDALEQLAALHTDPATFREWLVDRLRVPADPDGVTLSTVHRVKGMEWDHVVVFAASAGLFPHRLADDVEEERRVFHVAVTRGRQRVDVVADRERTSAFVGELRQAGTAAATESTRPPAVPEHVTPTSRPDGGVVAEPGLRCTLPGGLAARVVAVDGQTIAVEIDDEGRPVVLRLPFGAQVTIEGRRVALGPAPRTTRVGAGRATGGLEGLGGRLLADDEPPMDDALYEALRAWRTRVAAEQGVPAYLVFHDRHLQVIAGRKPGSLRELASCPGVGPAKLERYGDDLLDVVTSTASRERRTESGDRG